The Spirochaeta lutea DNA window GTTAACCGTACTGACGGCCTTCCTGATTCCCGATGTTCACTATCTAAACTGGGTGAATCTCCGGTTTGTACAGATAACCTGGCTTGTCCCCATTGTGGTCATCCTGCGGACCATCCGCCAAAACTGGTACTCCTCCCCGGATACCCGGCCCCTCATCCGGATATTTTTAATCACCGTTCCTTTTATTGTCTTTGACATTCTCAAGGCCCAGGAAATTACCCTGCTGCAGCCCCTCCCCTACCTCAGCGCCTACGGGTTTGCGGTGTTCATCCTCGGCAGCGCGATAATCGTGCTCCACCGCTTCGCCCGGCTGGAGCTGGAGGTCCACCGTCTCGGACACCTGGCCAGGGTGGACCAACTCACCGGAACCTTCCAACGCAGCCATTTCCTGGAACAACTGGAGCGCTCCCTGGCCGGGGCAGTGTCCCTGAAACAACCCCTGTCCCTGCTACTCATCGACCTGGACCATTTCAAACACACCAACGATAGCCTCGGCCACCAGGCGGGAGATCAGGTGCTCCAGGAACTAGGAGCCATTTTCCAGTCCATGATCCGTACCCAGGATGCGGTGGGGCGGATCGGCGGGGAGGAATTTTTAATCATGCTGCCCAGCACCCCCCTGGAGGGAGGACGTCTCCTTGCAGAACGCCTCCGCGCCAGGGTCGAGGCCTCCCCGGTGCTCTGGCAGGAGCAGTCCATTCCCATAACCATCAGCATCGGAGTTTCCGGGTATCCCGGATGCGGATCCACCCCCCGGCAACTCATAGGGGCAGCGGACAGGGCTATGTACCAGGCCAAACAACAGGGCAGAAACAGGATAATCGTTGCCGAATGTGGGGATGACCGGCTACACTGAGAACCATGGATCCTAAACAGCTGCCCGTATACGCCCAGAGGGCCAAAATTCTTCAAGCCCTATCCGAACATCAGGTCATAGTCGTCGAAAGTCCCACCGGGTCGGGGAAAACCACCCAACTCCCCATCATCCTCCACGAGGCGGAATACGATCAGGGAGGACTCATCGGTATAACCCAGCCCCGGCGGATCGCCGCGGTATCGGTCTCTACCTATATCCAAAAACAACTTGCCGACCGGCCGGAGGGCTTTGCCGCCTATAAGATGCGATTTGAGGATCACACCACCCCCGATACCAAAATAAAGGTCATGACCGACGGGATTCTGCTTCAGGAGATGAAGGCGGATCCGATGCTCTCCCACTACCGGGTTATCATGGTAGACGAGGCCCACGAGCGCAGCCTGAACATCGATTTCATCCTGGGACTGTTGAAACGGGTCCTTCAGGCCAGGAAGGATTTTAAGGTCATAGTCAGCTCGGCTACCATCAACGCCCAGGTATTCAGCGACTATTTCGAAAACTGCCCAATTGTCCGAATCGACACCGTTAGTTACCCCGTACAGACCATCTACGCCCCTCCGGCAACCGACGGCGACCCCGAAGCCCTCATTCTCCGAGTGGTGGATATCGTTACCCATGTGCTGGAGGAACGAAGGGACGGCGACATTCTGATTTTTCTAAGCGGCGAGAAGACGATAAAGGATGTGATCAACCGTCTGTACGGCCTAACCTTTAGGAAAAAACTCGAAATCATTCCCCTCTATGGCCGGTTGTCCAAGGAGGAACAGGATCTGGTATTTCCGCCTCCCGCCAAGGGTAAAACCAAGGTGGTGGTAGCCACGAATATCGCTGAAACGAGTATCACCATCGACGGCATAACAACCATCATCGATTCAGGGCTGGCAAAGATTAACTACTATAACCCCCGCAGTTTTACCTCAAGCCTGGTGGAGAAACCCGTATCCAAGGCATCGGCAAATCAGCGCCTGGGCCGGGCAGGCCGCACCCAACCGGGCACCTGCTACCGCCTGTATACCCGGGAGGATTTTGAATCCCGTCCCCTCTACACCCAGGAAGAGATCTACCGCACCGACCTATCCGAGGTTGTCCTCCGGATGGCAGAACTGGGAATCCGGGACTTCACCTCCTTCGATTTTATCTCCAGCCCCGGCTCCCAGGGGATTGCAGGGGCAGTTGAAACCCTCTTCCTCCTGGATGCCCTGACTGAGGAAAACGAGCTCTCAAAAACAGGCCAGATGATGGCCCGGTTTCCCCTGCTGCCCCGGCATAGCAGAATCCTGGTGGAAGGAATCCTAGGCTACCCGTCGGTTCTGGAAGAGCTGATCATTGCCACATCCTTTTTGACGACCTCAAATCCCTTCCTTCTGCCCCAGGGGGAAGAGATGGAGGCCCGCCGGGCACACCACAGTTTCCGGGTGGCCGGGGGAGATTTTCTCACCTACCTCAAGCTCTACTATGCCTACCTGGAGAGTAAAAAACGTAGTACCTTCTGTGAACGCTACTACCTGGACCAGCAGACCATGGATGAAATCTTGAATGTCGCTGATCAGTTGAGTCAGATCGTCAGCGATTTCGGGGTGCCCATCGGCTCGGGAGGGCCGGTAAAACAGTATCTCTGCGGAATATCCAAGGGGCTGATCCAATTCATCTGTATCCGCAGCGGCCGATCCGGGTACCGCAGCCTTACGGCGGATCACATCGATATTCATCCGGGATCGGTATTATTCCGGGAGAACCCGGACTATATCGTGGCGGGGGAGATTGTAAAAACCAGCCGGACCTTCGCCCGGTCCGTGAGCCCCCTGGAGGCCCAGTGGCTCCCGGAGATCAACCCCGACCTGGCCTCGGCCCTGGCCGCCCTGGCCAAAAAAAATAAACAGGTCGATTCCCGGAGCGCCCGATCCCAGGACAGCCGTAAAAGCCGTGACACCACCTGGCAGGTCGTCCTGGGCGGAAGCATCTATCAGCTTCAGCAGCTCAAGGGGAAGAAGAAGATCCTCATTCTGCCCTGGGAAGATGCCCACCGCCTGGCGGAAAATCCCAACTACACCCTACCGCCCCAGCACCAGGCACTCCGGACCACCCTCACCTGGGGACGGTACCGCATCATGCAGGCCGAAAAACTATCTGCCGTACTCGGAATTGCCGGACGTTTGAATCCCCCTAAAGACATTTTAACCAGCGCCAACGGAACCGGGGATCTCCAGCTCTACGCCGATCAAAACCGGACGGCAAAACAGCTGGCCCTGATCGGAAAACTCGTGCCGATCAAAAAAAAGTCCAAGGATCTGGGCATGCTGGCCCTCTACAGCAACGGCGCCGGGGCCTATTGGATCAAACCGGCCCGGAACATCCTCCAGGGCCTCACCGAGAGCCTGGCCAGCCTGGATTCCCTGGCCGACGAACTGAACCCCCGGGAACACCGGGCCATCATCGATACCATCAACAGCCGGTATAGATGGCTCACCAGCCTCCTGGAGGAGCGCTGACCACTAGGAGCATCCGCAACTGGCCGTCACCTTCACAAAATGAGACACTCGGGGCGCCTAGCAGCCCTCCCGGAGACACTGCATGACCACCGGATCCGGAACCGGCTGCACCATGGTCTTGGCCAACCGCCGCTGGAGAACGAACCGCACCGTCCCCGACTGCTTCTTTTTGTCCTGTTTCATGGCTTCAAAGAGCGCGGCGGGATCTACCCCCCGGGCAGCCAGGCGGTACCCGTAGCGGTTCAACACATCCTCCACCCGCCGAGCGTACTGCTCATCGGTGACCCCCAGCAGGATACCCAGACGCATGGCCCGCTGGATCCCCCATGCCACCGCCTCGCCGTGGGTCCAGGTTCCGAATCCGGTCACCGCCTCCAGGGCATGACCGAAGGTATGACCCAGATTCAGGTAGGCCCGGATACCCGTTTCGGTAAGGTCTGCTTCCACTATCCGGCCCTTCACCGCGATGCTCCGGCGCACCAGCTCGTCAAGAACCCCGGGATTACGGGCCATGACCTGGTCATGACGGTCTTCGAGGATCTCCAGCAGCTGGGGATCATCCAGTAAGGCGCTCTTAATGACCTCCGCCAGGCCGCTCCGGTATTCGGACTCGGGTAGGGTGCGTAAAAATTCCGGAGCAATCCGTACCTCTTCGGCGGGATAAAAGGTCCCCACCATGTTCTTATACCCCCCGAAGTTCATACCCGTTTTACCCCCGAAGGCGGCATCCACCATGGCCAACAAGGTGGTGGGAACCAGAATAACCCGGCAGCCCCGCATGTACACCGAGGCTGCAAAGGCGGTCAGGTCCGTAACCACCCCGCCTCCGAGACCGATAAACAGGGCATCCCGGCCGAGGCCGATATCAAACCCTCGCTGAAGAACCCCGGCAATACTCTGCCACTCCTTCGCCTTCTCTCCGCTGGCTACCCGGTACAGATACGCCCCCCGATTCACCACCAGACCCCGGTACGCCTGATCAAAGGAACTCGACAGAACGTCATAGACATTCTGATCCGTTACCACCAGTGGCAGGTCCTCGGGAACCTCCAAACAGCCTGCAATATCCGTAAATACTACCCGGCTGGTCTTTCCCGCCAGATTAAAATCTAAATGCTCCATAACCCAAGACTATAGCCGAATTGACCGCCCTGGGCCAGTCTGCTACTATTCCAACCATGAAAATGACCCGCTTCCTTGTCTTTGGGGGGATTCTAATGCTCCTCCTTAGCTCCCTTCACCTGGGAGCCCAGGCCGATTCCGATGCTCAGAGCGCCTTCTCCGCCGCTGTGGAACGGCGTATCATGCATATCCAGGATTTTGAGCCCGTTCCCGGAGATATTTACCGCCTGCTCATCGACTTCGGTTCCAGCATCGGCGAGGCAAGCAACTCATCCGCCTACGATCTAATCCTCCAAGAGGACCACACCCTCAAGCTGCCCTTTATCGGCACCATGAATGTCCAAGGCCGGTCCTTCAGTGACATACGCAGCCGGATAATCACCCAGATAGAGCAGAAGGTTCCTGCGGTGCATGTTGATTTCGCCCTCCGGGCTCCGGCCCTCTTCGAAGTGTTTGTTTTCGGCGCCGTGAGCCAATCGGGCCTGATTCCGGCCTCGTCCCTCACCCGGGTCAACGAGGTACTCCAGCGGGCCGGCCTTATTCCGGGAACCTCTTCCACCCGAACCCTGGAGCTCCAGCGAAACGGCCAAAAACAAACCCTGGACCTCTTCCAATTCAGCGAGTATGCCCGGCGGAATCAGAATCCATTCCTGCGTCCGGGTGATCAGATCTTTGTCCGCCGGGCTGAACACCAGATCAGTATCACCGGGGAGATCGCAGTTCCCGGACAGATGGAGTTTGTCCCCGGAGAAACCCTTGCTCAGATCATCCGCTACGCCGGGGGCCTGAAGCCCACGGCGGACACGGGGTACATCACCCGGAAACGGCTGACCCCCCAGGGAACCTATGAGATCCAGCGGATCGAAAACCCGGACCTGGAGGATATTGACCTCCAAAATGGCGACCAGATAATCATCCCCTCCACCGCCGGAGACAGCGCTCCGGTCATAGTCCACGGCGCCGTGGCAGGCAAGGAAGCCAGCGGATCGGATCTGCGCAGCCTCAGCTCCACTTCCCTTGCCCTGGAGGTTTCCTACCGCCCGGGCATGAGTCTGCTAACAGCCCTGGAGCTCGTGGGAGGTCCCACGGTATTCGCGGACTACGAACGGGCCTATTACATCTCAGGAGATGATAAAACCCGTCAGCCCCTGACCGATCTTCGGGAGATATGGGAAACCCGGGACAGCTCCAGGGACTTCCAGCTCCACCCCGGAGATACCCTGGTTATTCCCATGAAGGTTCTCCGGGTCTTCGTTACCGGAGAAACGGTTCTGACCACCGGGGGCGGCCGGGAATCCTTTCAATGGATAGAAGGGTTTACCGTCAGGGATTATCTGGATTTCGCCGGCGGGGTAAATCCCGAGACGGGGAACCGGAACAATGTGGGCTTTCTTCAGCCCGACGGTTCGGTAGAACGGGTGAACCTGGAGACCAGTGTTCCCCCGGGGGCCATTATCTTCGTTCAAAAGAACGGGTGGGAGAATTTTAAGAACTTCATGGCAAGCGACATCATGACCACCATCGGCTGGATTACCACCATTCTCTCTGCAACTGCGTTGGTTATTAATACCATCGACCTGATAATCAACTGATGTGTTCTCCCTCTAGGCAGAACACGGGTATAGGCACAACACCGTGTGTTAGTCGACATTGGCCGCTACAACCCTGGGATAGTATACGCCGGCATCATCACTCACCGGTTCATTCTAATTCCCACAGCCCAAACCTGATCGGATATAAAAATGCCCCGGTCCTGGGCGACCGGGGTCTGGTTCTATGCTGCTAACCCTAGGGGGTATTCCATGGGGTGCCCGGGCATTTCAGCTTCAGCCGGGGTTTAGAGTCCTCGGCTGGGGTACTACATAGCCTTTTCTGCCACGGGTAAAATGGAATCCACAATCCGCTGC harbors:
- a CDS encoding helicase-related protein, with the translated sequence MDPKQLPVYAQRAKILQALSEHQVIVVESPTGSGKTTQLPIILHEAEYDQGGLIGITQPRRIAAVSVSTYIQKQLADRPEGFAAYKMRFEDHTTPDTKIKVMTDGILLQEMKADPMLSHYRVIMVDEAHERSLNIDFILGLLKRVLQARKDFKVIVSSATINAQVFSDYFENCPIVRIDTVSYPVQTIYAPPATDGDPEALILRVVDIVTHVLEERRDGDILIFLSGEKTIKDVINRLYGLTFRKKLEIIPLYGRLSKEEQDLVFPPPAKGKTKVVVATNIAETSITIDGITTIIDSGLAKINYYNPRSFTSSLVEKPVSKASANQRLGRAGRTQPGTCYRLYTREDFESRPLYTQEEIYRTDLSEVVLRMAELGIRDFTSFDFISSPGSQGIAGAVETLFLLDALTEENELSKTGQMMARFPLLPRHSRILVEGILGYPSVLEELIIATSFLTTSNPFLLPQGEEMEARRAHHSFRVAGGDFLTYLKLYYAYLESKKRSTFCERYYLDQQTMDEILNVADQLSQIVSDFGVPIGSGGPVKQYLCGISKGLIQFICIRSGRSGYRSLTADHIDIHPGSVLFRENPDYIVAGEIVKTSRTFARSVSPLEAQWLPEINPDLASALAALAKKNKQVDSRSARSQDSRKSRDTTWQVVLGGSIYQLQQLKGKKKILILPWEDAHRLAENPNYTLPPQHQALRTTLTWGRYRIMQAEKLSAVLGIAGRLNPPKDILTSANGTGDLQLYADQNRTAKQLALIGKLVPIKKKSKDLGMLALYSNGAGAYWIKPARNILQGLTESLASLDSLADELNPREHRAIIDTINSRYRWLTSLLEER
- the aroB gene encoding 3-dehydroquinate synthase, with the translated sequence MEHLDFNLAGKTSRVVFTDIAGCLEVPEDLPLVVTDQNVYDVLSSSFDQAYRGLVVNRGAYLYRVASGEKAKEWQSIAGVLQRGFDIGLGRDALFIGLGGGVVTDLTAFAASVYMRGCRVILVPTTLLAMVDAAFGGKTGMNFGGYKNMVGTFYPAEEVRIAPEFLRTLPESEYRSGLAEVIKSALLDDPQLLEILEDRHDQVMARNPGVLDELVRRSIAVKGRIVEADLTETGIRAYLNLGHTFGHALEAVTGFGTWTHGEAVAWGIQRAMRLGILLGVTDEQYARRVEDVLNRYGYRLAARGVDPAALFEAMKQDKKKQSGTVRFVLQRRLAKTMVQPVPDPVVMQCLREGC
- a CDS encoding polysaccharide biosynthesis/export family protein, producing MKMTRFLVFGGILMLLLSSLHLGAQADSDAQSAFSAAVERRIMHIQDFEPVPGDIYRLLIDFGSSIGEASNSSAYDLILQEDHTLKLPFIGTMNVQGRSFSDIRSRIITQIEQKVPAVHVDFALRAPALFEVFVFGAVSQSGLIPASSLTRVNEVLQRAGLIPGTSSTRTLELQRNGQKQTLDLFQFSEYARRNQNPFLRPGDQIFVRRAEHQISITGEIAVPGQMEFVPGETLAQIIRYAGGLKPTADTGYITRKRLTPQGTYEIQRIENPDLEDIDLQNGDQIIIPSTAGDSAPVIVHGAVAGKEASGSDLRSLSSTSLALEVSYRPGMSLLTALELVGGPTVFADYERAYYISGDDKTRQPLTDLREIWETRDSSRDFQLHPGDTLVIPMKVLRVFVTGETVLTTGGGRESFQWIEGFTVRDYLDFAGGVNPETGNRNNVGFLQPDGSVERVNLETSVPPGAIIFVQKNGWENFKNFMASDIMTTIGWITTILSATALVINTIDLIIN